One segment of Streptomyces sp. NBC_00576 DNA contains the following:
- a CDS encoding M4 family metallopeptidase yields the protein MRRQSSSTPHRSGRSRKATAAGALLASATLLAVGVQTVPAAAKPASPAPSPLRAGAVQTKLTPAQRTALIRSATQRTTQTAGTLGLGAKEKLVVKDVSKDADGTLHTRYERTYAGLPVLGGDLVVHTPPASEASGTVSSTFNTRRAISVASTTPTFAKSAAETKALGAAKALDAEKAATDSARKVIWAGNGTPKLAWETVIGGLQDDGTPSQLHVITDALTGAELYQFQAIKTGTGNSQYSGTVTIGTTLSGSTYQLNDTTRGTHKTYSLNNGTSGTGTLMTDADDTWGTGAGSNTQTAGVDAHYGAQVTWDFYKNTFGRSGIKNDGVAAYSRVHYSSAYVNAFWDDDCFCMTYGDGTSSTHALTSLDVAGHEMTHGVTSNTAGLNYSGESGGLNEATSDIFGTGVEFYANNSTDVGDYLIGEKININGDGTPLRYMDEPDKDGGSADSWYSGVGNLDVHYSSGPANHMFYMLSEGSGSKTINGVSYNSPTSDGVAVTGIGRAAALQIWYRALTTYMTSSTTYAQARTAALNAAADLYGSSSSQYAGVGNAFAGINVGSHISVPSTGVTVTNPGSQSSTVGTAVSLAITASSTNTGSLTYAATGLPTGLSISSSTGAISGTPTTAGTYSSTVTVTDSTGATGTASFTWTVSATGGGSCTSAQLLGNQGFESGNTTWTASSGVITTSSSQAARTGSYKAWLDGYGSTHTDTLSQSVTIPSGCTGTKLTFYVHIDTAETTTSSQYDKLTVTAGSTTLATYSNLNAASGYVLKTISLSAYAGTTVALKFTGVEDSSLQTSFVIDDTAVTTS from the coding sequence GTGAGACGACAGTCCAGCAGTACCCCCCACAGATCCGGCCGCTCCCGCAAGGCCACCGCCGCCGGTGCCCTGCTCGCCAGCGCGACCCTCCTGGCCGTCGGCGTGCAGACGGTCCCGGCCGCCGCCAAGCCCGCGTCCCCGGCCCCCAGCCCGCTGCGCGCCGGCGCCGTCCAGACGAAGCTCACTCCGGCCCAGCGCACGGCGCTGATCAGGAGCGCGACACAGCGGACCACGCAGACCGCCGGCACCCTGGGTCTCGGCGCCAAGGAGAAGCTGGTCGTCAAGGACGTCAGCAAGGACGCCGACGGCACCCTCCACACCCGCTACGAGCGTACGTACGCCGGTCTGCCGGTCCTCGGCGGCGACCTCGTCGTGCACACCCCTCCCGCCTCCGAGGCGTCGGGCACGGTGAGCAGCACGTTCAACACCCGGCGGGCCATCTCGGTCGCGTCCACCACGCCCACGTTCGCCAAGTCGGCCGCCGAGACGAAGGCGCTCGGTGCGGCCAAGGCGCTGGACGCGGAGAAGGCCGCCACCGACAGCGCCCGCAAGGTGATCTGGGCCGGCAACGGTACGCCGAAGCTGGCCTGGGAGACGGTGATCGGCGGTCTCCAGGACGACGGCACGCCGAGCCAGCTGCACGTCATCACGGACGCCCTGACCGGCGCGGAGCTGTACCAGTTCCAGGCCATCAAGACCGGTACCGGCAACAGCCAGTACAGCGGCACGGTCACCATCGGGACCACGCTGTCCGGTTCGACGTACCAGCTGAACGACACGACACGCGGCACCCACAAGACGTACAGCCTCAACAACGGCACGTCGGGCACCGGCACCCTGATGACGGACGCCGACGACACGTGGGGCACCGGCGCCGGGTCCAACACGCAGACCGCCGGCGTCGACGCGCACTACGGCGCCCAGGTGACGTGGGACTTCTACAAGAACACGTTCGGGCGCAGCGGCATCAAGAACGACGGGGTGGCCGCCTACTCGCGCGTGCACTACAGCTCGGCGTACGTGAACGCGTTCTGGGACGACGACTGCTTCTGCATGACGTACGGCGACGGTACGAGCAGCACGCACGCGCTCACCTCGCTGGACGTGGCCGGGCACGAGATGACGCACGGCGTCACGTCCAACACCGCGGGCCTCAACTACTCCGGCGAATCAGGCGGGTTGAACGAGGCGACCTCCGACATCTTCGGCACCGGTGTGGAGTTCTACGCGAACAACTCCACCGACGTCGGCGACTATCTCATCGGCGAGAAGATCAACATCAACGGCGACGGTACGCCGTTGCGTTACATGGACGAGCCCGACAAGGACGGTGGCTCGGCGGACAGTTGGTACTCGGGCGTCGGCAACCTGGACGTGCACTACTCCTCGGGTCCGGCGAACCACATGTTCTACATGCTGTCGGAAGGCAGCGGCAGCAAGACCATCAACGGCGTCTCCTACAACAGCCCGACCTCCGACGGTGTCGCCGTCACGGGCATAGGCCGGGCCGCCGCGCTCCAGATCTGGTACCGGGCACTGACGACGTACATGACGTCCAGCACGACGTACGCCCAGGCGCGCACCGCCGCGCTGAACGCCGCCGCCGACCTCTACGGCAGCAGCTCCAGCCAGTACGCGGGCGTGGGCAACGCCTTCGCGGGCATCAACGTCGGTTCCCACATCAGCGTTCCGTCAACGGGCGTGACGGTCACGAACCCGGGCAGCCAGTCGTCGACGGTCGGTACGGCGGTGAGCCTGGCGATCACGGCCAGCAGCACCAACACCGGCTCGCTGACCTACGCGGCGACCGGTCTGCCGACCGGCCTGTCGATCAGCAGCTCCACGGGCGCCATCTCCGGCACCCCGACGACAGCGGGCACCTACAGCAGCACCGTCACGGTGACCGACAGCACGGGCGCCACCGGTACGGCGTCCTTCACCTGGACAGTCAGCGCGACCGGCGGCGGCTCCTGCACCTCGGCGCAACTGCTGGGCAACCAGGGCTTCGAGTCCGGCAACACCACCTGGACCGCGTCCAGCGGCGTCATCACCACCTCCAGCAGCCAGGCGGCCCGAACCGGCTCCTACAAGGCCTGGCTGGACGGCTACGGCTCCACCCACACCGACACGCTGTCCCAGTCGGTGACGATCCCGAGCGGCTGCACGGGCACGAAGCTCACGTTCTACGTCCACATCGACACGGCTGAGACCACCACCAGCTCGCAGTACGACAAGCTGACGGTCACCGCCGGTTCGACCACCCTGGCCACCTACTCCAACCTGAACGCGGCCAGCGGCTACGTCCTGAAGACGATCAGCCTGTCTGCCTACGCGGGCACGACGGTCGCGCTGAAGTTCACGGGCGTCGAGGACTCGTCCCTCCAGACGAGCTTCGTGATCGACGACACGGCGGTCACGACCAGCTGA
- a CDS encoding Fur family transcriptional regulator, whose product MTTAGPPVKGRSTRQRAAVAAALDEVDEFRSAQELHDMLKHKGDSVGLTTVYRTLQNLADAGEVDVLRTSDGESVYRRCSTGDHHHHLVCRVCGKAVEVEGPAVEKWAEAIAAEHGFVNVAHTVEIFGTCAECSAVGQK is encoded by the coding sequence GTGACGACGGCCGGCCCGCCCGTTAAGGGACGATCCACCCGCCAGCGTGCCGCTGTGGCGGCGGCGCTGGACGAGGTCGACGAGTTCCGCAGTGCCCAGGAACTCCACGACATGCTCAAACACAAGGGCGATTCGGTGGGGCTGACGACCGTCTACCGCACGCTGCAGAACCTGGCGGACGCCGGTGAGGTGGATGTCCTGCGGACGTCCGACGGGGAGTCGGTCTACCGGCGCTGCTCGACCGGCGACCATCACCATCACCTTGTCTGCCGCGTGTGCGGCAAGGCGGTGGAGGTCGAGGGGCCTGCCGTGGAGAAGTGGGCGGAGGCGATCGCCGCGGAGCACGGGTTTGTGAACGTGGCTCATACGGTGGAGATCTTCGGCACCTGTGCGGAGTGCTCTGCGGTTGGCCAGAAGTAG
- a CDS encoding metal ABC transporter permease: MDFLDYAFMQRALLAAVLVGITAPAIGIYLVQRRQALMGDGIGHVAMTGVGLGFLLNTSPVWMATGVAVVGAVMMELIRWYGKTRGDIALAMLFYGGMAGGVMFINLAPTGSNANLTSYLFGSLSTVSESDVTAICLLAAFVVLVTIGLRRQLFAVSQDEEFARVTGLPVRALNLLTAITAAITVTVAMRVVGLLLVSALMVVPVAAAQQLSRSFAATFAIAVAIGVSVTIGGTVTSYYQDVPPGATIVLLTIGAFIALTALATPLARRRARAAAAAQTAGDPAECVIPASREASDKAGV; encoded by the coding sequence ATGGACTTCCTCGACTACGCCTTCATGCAGCGGGCCCTGCTGGCCGCGGTGCTCGTCGGCATCACGGCCCCCGCGATCGGCATCTACCTGGTCCAGCGGCGCCAGGCGCTGATGGGCGACGGTATCGGCCATGTCGCGATGACCGGTGTCGGCCTCGGCTTCCTGCTGAACACCTCACCGGTGTGGATGGCGACAGGCGTCGCCGTCGTCGGCGCGGTGATGATGGAACTCATCCGCTGGTACGGAAAGACGCGCGGCGACATCGCCCTCGCGATGCTCTTCTACGGCGGTATGGCCGGCGGCGTGATGTTCATCAACCTCGCGCCGACGGGCTCGAACGCCAACCTGACCTCGTATCTGTTCGGGTCGCTGTCGACGGTCAGCGAATCCGACGTGACGGCGATCTGCCTGCTCGCGGCCTTCGTGGTGTTGGTCACCATCGGTCTGCGCCGGCAGCTCTTCGCGGTCAGCCAGGACGAGGAGTTCGCCCGGGTGACGGGCCTGCCGGTCAGGGCCCTCAACCTCCTCACCGCGATCACGGCGGCGATCACGGTGACGGTCGCGATGCGGGTGGTGGGGTTGCTGCTGGTCAGCGCCCTGATGGTGGTGCCCGTCGCCGCCGCCCAGCAGCTGAGCCGGAGCTTCGCGGCGACGTTCGCCATCGCGGTGGCGATCGGGGTGTCCGTGACGATCGGCGGCACGGTGACGTCGTACTACCAGGATGTTCCGCCCGGTGCGACGATCGTGCTGCTGACGATCGGCGCGTTCATCGCGCTGACCGCGCTGGCGACGCCACTGGCCCGCCGCCGGGCCCGTGCCGCGGCCGCCGCGCAGACGGCCGGGGACCCGGCGGAGTGTGTGATTCCAGCCAGCAGGGAGGCCTCCGACAAGGCAGGCGTCTGA
- a CDS encoding metal ABC transporter ATP-binding protein produces MSEPVISLRGVRAELGSRPVLRGIDLTVGRGEVVALLGANGSGKSTAIRTVIGQVPVSAGEIELFGVPRRRFTDWRCVGYVPQRTTAAGGVPATITEIVASGRLSRARFGMLRKADHEAVRRAIGLVGLADRAKDSVNALSGGQHQRVLIARALAAEPELLIMDEPMAGVDLASQEVLARTLREQVAAGATVLLVLHELGPLEPLIDRAVVLRDGCVMHDGPPPRALGQHALPGHDHVHPHAAHDAEPIRTGLLS; encoded by the coding sequence GTGAGCGAGCCCGTCATCTCCCTGCGCGGCGTACGCGCCGAGCTGGGCTCGCGCCCGGTCCTGCGGGGCATCGACCTCACCGTGGGCCGCGGTGAGGTCGTCGCGCTGCTCGGCGCCAACGGCTCGGGCAAGTCGACCGCGATCCGCACGGTCATCGGCCAAGTCCCGGTCAGCGCGGGCGAGATCGAGCTGTTCGGAGTCCCCCGCCGCCGCTTCACGGACTGGCGGTGCGTGGGCTACGTACCGCAGCGCACGACCGCGGCCGGTGGCGTGCCGGCGACGATCACGGAGATCGTCGCGTCGGGCCGGCTCTCCCGCGCCCGCTTCGGCATGCTGCGCAAGGCCGACCACGAGGCCGTACGGCGGGCCATCGGCCTGGTGGGCCTGGCGGACCGCGCGAAGGACTCGGTGAACGCGCTGTCGGGCGGCCAGCATCAGCGCGTGCTGATCGCCCGTGCCCTCGCCGCCGAACCCGAGCTGCTGATCATGGACGAGCCGATGGCGGGCGTCGACCTGGCGAGCCAGGAGGTGCTGGCGCGGACGCTCAGGGAGCAGGTCGCGGCCGGTGCGACGGTGCTGCTCGTGCTGCACGAACTGGGGCCGCTGGAGCCGCTGATCGACCGGGCCGTCGTCCTGCGCGACGGGTGCGTGATGCATGACGGGCCGCCCCCGCGGGCGCTCGGACAGCACGCCCTGCCCGGCCACGACCACGTACACCCGCACGCGGCTCACGACGCCGAACCGATCCGGACGGGACTGCTGAGCTGA
- a CDS encoding metal ABC transporter solute-binding protein, Zn/Mn family, which translates to MNVRRLISGTAIAAATALGLGALSACSSDSNASDRNITGQLDVVASFYPMQYLAEQIGGRHVSISTLTEPGQEPHDLEISAKQTVDLQKADAVLYLKGLQPAVDEAVSQSEAKSKIDAATLTTLEKHGSTAHSHEGEEEPSGEAHSDEDASALDPHVWLDPVKYAEMANGVSAAFQKADPANAAEYKKNTETLTAKLASLNTSFEDGLKNTATKVFFTNHAAFGYLAERYGLTQEAIAGVDPESEPSAARMKELQQEAKADGVTTVFYETLVSDKTAKTLADDASLRTDVLDPLEGITEKSRGTDYIAVMEANLKALQTALGAK; encoded by the coding sequence ATGAACGTACGACGACTCATATCGGGCACCGCGATCGCGGCGGCCACCGCGCTCGGCCTCGGCGCCCTGTCCGCCTGTTCCTCGGATTCGAACGCCTCCGACCGGAACATCACCGGGCAGCTCGACGTCGTGGCGTCGTTCTATCCGATGCAGTACCTCGCCGAGCAGATAGGCGGCAGGCATGTCTCCATCAGCACGCTGACCGAGCCCGGCCAGGAGCCGCACGACCTGGAGATCAGCGCCAAGCAGACCGTGGACCTGCAGAAGGCCGACGCGGTCCTGTATCTCAAGGGCCTCCAGCCCGCCGTCGACGAGGCGGTTTCGCAGTCCGAGGCGAAGTCGAAGATCGACGCGGCGACCCTCACGACCCTGGAGAAGCACGGCAGCACCGCGCACAGCCACGAGGGCGAAGAGGAGCCCTCCGGCGAAGCGCACTCCGACGAGGACGCCTCCGCCCTCGACCCGCACGTCTGGCTCGACCCGGTGAAGTACGCCGAGATGGCCAACGGTGTGAGCGCCGCCTTCCAGAAGGCCGATCCGGCCAACGCGGCGGAATACAAGAAGAACACCGAGACGTTGACCGCGAAGCTGGCCTCGCTCAACACCTCGTTCGAGGACGGCCTGAAGAACACGGCGACGAAGGTGTTCTTCACCAACCACGCGGCCTTCGGTTACCTCGCCGAGCGCTACGGCCTGACCCAGGAGGCCATCGCCGGTGTGGACCCGGAGAGCGAGCCCAGTGCCGCGCGGATGAAGGAGCTCCAGCAGGAGGCGAAGGCCGACGGAGTGACCACCGTCTTCTACGAGACACTGGTCTCCGACAAGACCGCGAAGACCCTCGCCGACGACGCGAGCCTCAGGACGGACGTCCTCGATCCGCTTGAGGGCATCACCGAGAAGTCCCGGGGCACCGACTACATCGCGGTCATGGAAGCCAACCTCAAGGCGCTGCAGACGGCCCTGGGAGCCAAATGA
- a CDS encoding glycine--tRNA ligase, giving the protein MAADKIDTIVSLSKRRGFVFPCSEIYGGQRAAWDYGPLGVELKENLKRQWWRYMVTSREDVVGIDSSVILASEVWVASGHVATFSDPLTECTSCHKRYRADHLEEAYEAKHGRTPANGLADINCPNCGNKGQFTEPKQFSGLLSTHLGPTQDSGSVAYLRPETAQGIFTNFSQVQTTSRRKPPFGIAQMGKSFRNEITPGNFIFRTREFEQMEMEFFVKPGEDEKWQEYWMAERWNWYTGLGLREENMRWYDHPAEKLSHYSKRTADIEYRFQFGGNEWGELEGVANRTDYDLTAHSKASGQDLSFFDQEAGERWTPYVIEPAAGVGRAMLAFLLDAYIEDEAPNAKGKMEKRTVLRLDPRLAPVKVAVLPLSRNPELSPKAKGLATALRQNWNIEFDDAGAIGRRYRRQDEIGTPFCVTVDFDTLDDNAVTVRERDTMKQERVSLDQIEGYLAQRLVGC; this is encoded by the coding sequence GTGGCCGCCGACAAGATCGACACCATCGTCAGCCTGAGCAAGCGCCGTGGCTTCGTATTTCCGTGCAGTGAGATCTACGGCGGCCAGCGCGCCGCCTGGGACTACGGGCCGCTGGGTGTCGAGCTCAAGGAGAACCTCAAGCGCCAGTGGTGGCGCTACATGGTGACGTCGCGCGAGGACGTCGTCGGCATCGACTCGTCGGTGATCCTGGCGTCCGAGGTCTGGGTGGCCTCCGGCCACGTCGCGACCTTCTCCGACCCGCTCACCGAGTGCACCTCCTGTCACAAGCGCTACCGCGCCGACCACCTGGAGGAGGCGTACGAGGCCAAGCACGGCCGTACGCCCGCCAACGGCCTCGCCGACATCAACTGCCCCAACTGCGGCAACAAGGGCCAGTTCACCGAGCCCAAGCAGTTCTCCGGTCTGCTGTCGACGCACCTCGGCCCGACCCAGGACTCCGGCTCGGTCGCCTACCTGCGCCCCGAGACCGCCCAGGGCATTTTCACCAACTTCTCCCAGGTGCAGACCACTTCGCGCCGCAAGCCGCCGTTCGGCATCGCCCAGATGGGCAAGTCGTTCCGCAACGAGATCACGCCCGGCAACTTCATCTTCCGCACCCGCGAGTTCGAGCAGATGGAGATGGAGTTCTTCGTCAAGCCGGGCGAGGACGAGAAGTGGCAGGAGTACTGGATGGCGGAGCGCTGGAACTGGTACACCGGCCTCGGTCTCCGCGAGGAGAACATGCGCTGGTACGACCACCCGGCCGAGAAGCTCTCGCACTACTCCAAGCGCACCGCCGACATCGAGTACCGCTTCCAGTTCGGCGGCAACGAGTGGGGTGAGCTGGAGGGCGTCGCCAACCGCACGGACTACGACCTCACGGCCCACTCCAAGGCCTCCGGCCAGGACCTCTCCTTCTTCGACCAGGAGGCCGGCGAGCGCTGGACGCCGTACGTCATCGAGCCCGCCGCCGGTGTCGGCCGCGCGATGCTGGCGTTCCTCCTCGACGCGTACATCGAGGACGAGGCGCCCAACGCCAAGGGCAAGATGGAGAAGCGCACGGTGCTGCGTCTCGACCCGCGCCTGGCGCCGGTCAAGGTCGCGGTCCTGCCGCTGTCCCGCAACCCCGAGCTGTCCCCGAAGGCCAAGGGGCTGGCCACGGCCCTGCGCCAGAACTGGAACATCGAGTTCGACGACGCGGGCGCGATCGGCCGCCGCTACCGGCGCCAGGACGAGATCGGTACGCCGTTCTGCGTGACGGTCGACTTCGACACGCTGGACGACAACGCGGTCACGGTCCGCGAGCGGGACACGATGAAGCAGGAGCGCGTGTCGCTGGACCAGATCGAGGGGTACCTGGCGCAGCGTCTCGTCGGCTGCTAG
- a CDS encoding response regulator transcription factor, translated as MNENRPHPPHQPPLRAVIADDQALVRTGFGMILAADGIEVTAEAADGAEAVAAVRRTRPDVVLMDIRMPGMDGIEATRRILADDAPEARRTRVVILTTYDLDHYVYAALTAGACGFLLKDVTPEHLVAALRLVQSGDALLAPTITRRLIERFAHREEPSRTTTRHTDLSGLTPRELEVLRLLATGLSNAELAERLFLSPTTVKTHVGRILSKLELRDRVQAVVLAYETGLIAPGTDP; from the coding sequence GTGAACGAGAACCGTCCGCATCCCCCACACCAACCGCCCCTGCGCGCGGTCATCGCCGACGACCAGGCGTTGGTCCGTACGGGCTTCGGGATGATCCTGGCCGCCGACGGCATCGAGGTGACGGCCGAGGCGGCCGACGGGGCCGAGGCGGTGGCCGCCGTGCGTCGCACCCGGCCCGATGTCGTCCTCATGGACATCCGGATGCCGGGCATGGACGGCATCGAGGCCACCCGGCGGATCCTCGCCGACGACGCCCCGGAGGCCAGGAGAACCCGCGTCGTCATCCTCACCACCTACGACCTCGACCACTACGTGTACGCCGCCCTCACCGCCGGGGCCTGCGGCTTCCTCCTCAAGGACGTCACCCCCGAGCACCTGGTGGCCGCCCTGCGCCTGGTCCAGTCCGGCGACGCCCTGCTCGCCCCCACGATCACCCGCCGCCTGATCGAACGCTTCGCCCACCGCGAGGAACCCTCGCGAACCACCACCCGCCACACCGACCTGTCAGGCCTGACACCCCGTGAACTGGAGGTCCTGCGCCTGCTGGCGACAGGCCTGAGCAACGCCGAACTGGCGGAACGTCTGTTCCTGAGCCCCACCACGGTCAAGACGCACGTCGGCCGCATCCTGTCGAAACTGGAGCTGCGCGACCGGGTCCAGGCGGTCGTACTGGCCTACGAGACGGGCCTGATCGCCCCCGGAACGGACCCCTGA
- a CDS encoding sensor histidine kinase: METEYRRAGHWRQQLWDALRPEPKPAPLSRRAVRVDLVLAVVLTVVALIVAAHYPGDGPVRFVPKTEYGDGSGGLYGPLPPPPPPMPRPPVVGEDGAPVAPWPLVFLSALPLLARRRYPLVVFGVVLGAAAAMGDNASWVTVLTCVIGAYSAVKHSRYRVGAMASLVVGAVLAGIAFQQAAPALPGWSSPGVVLLVAGVLAGLVGFWQRRLAAGRDRFARLQRTQEEAMRRAVAEERARIAAELHDVVTHNVSVMVIQAGAARKVMDTAPDRSKEALLAVEAGGRAAMAELRHVMGLLAAPDTGPQETPADGLEPQPGLDRLDALTERVRGAGTPVVVAVSLPPDPLPPGVDLTAYRVVQEALTNTIKHAPGAEASVLIGWADDCLQIEVGNTSAARYTPNSPPPEGDSNGKGRTDKATDKGTGNGRGLIGLRERLAVYGGELTAGPTLAGGYRVTARVPWRTP; this comes from the coding sequence ATGGAGACGGAGTACCGGCGCGCAGGGCACTGGCGTCAGCAACTGTGGGACGCGCTGCGGCCGGAGCCGAAACCCGCTCCGCTGTCGCGGCGGGCGGTGCGCGTCGACCTCGTGCTGGCGGTCGTACTGACCGTCGTCGCACTGATCGTCGCGGCGCACTATCCCGGTGACGGTCCGGTGCGCTTCGTCCCGAAGACCGAGTACGGGGACGGCAGCGGGGGTCTGTACGGGCCCCTGCCGCCGCCACCGCCCCCCATGCCCCGTCCACCGGTCGTGGGGGAGGACGGGGCCCCCGTCGCGCCCTGGCCGCTGGTCTTCCTGTCGGCGCTGCCGCTGCTGGCCAGGCGCCGGTATCCGCTGGTGGTGTTCGGGGTGGTGCTGGGCGCGGCTGCGGCCATGGGCGACAACGCCTCCTGGGTCACCGTGCTGACCTGCGTCATCGGCGCCTACAGCGCCGTCAAGCACAGCCGTTACCGGGTGGGGGCCATGGCCTCGCTGGTCGTCGGCGCGGTCCTGGCCGGCATCGCGTTCCAGCAGGCGGCGCCCGCGCTCCCCGGCTGGTCGAGTCCCGGGGTCGTGCTGCTGGTCGCGGGGGTGCTGGCCGGCCTCGTCGGTTTCTGGCAGCGGCGGCTGGCGGCCGGCCGGGACCGGTTTGCGCGGTTGCAGCGGACCCAGGAGGAGGCGATGCGGCGGGCTGTGGCGGAGGAGCGGGCGCGGATCGCCGCCGAGCTGCACGACGTGGTGACCCACAACGTGAGCGTGATGGTGATCCAGGCCGGCGCGGCACGCAAGGTGATGGACACGGCGCCCGACCGGTCCAAGGAGGCGTTGCTCGCGGTCGAGGCCGGGGGCCGGGCCGCGATGGCCGAACTCCGGCATGTGATGGGCCTGTTGGCCGCCCCCGACACCGGCCCCCAGGAGACCCCCGCCGACGGCCTGGAACCGCAGCCCGGCCTGGACCGGCTCGACGCCCTGACGGAGCGGGTGCGGGGCGCCGGGACACCGGTCGTCGTGGCCGTGTCACTGCCGCCCGACCCGTTGCCGCCCGGGGTGGACCTGACGGCGTACCGCGTGGTGCAGGAGGCGCTGACCAACACGATCAAGCACGCGCCCGGTGCCGAGGCCTCCGTCCTGATCGGCTGGGCCGACGACTGCCTCCAGATCGAGGTCGGCAACACGAGCGCCGCGCGGTACACCCCCAACTCCCCACCCCCGGAAGGCGACAGCAACGGGAAGGGCAGGACGGACAAGGCAACGGACAAGGGGACGGGCAACGGTCGCGGTCTGATCGGGCTGCGTGAACGGCTGGCGGTCTACGGCGGCGAGCTCACCGCCGGTCCGACGCTCGCCGGTGGCTACCGCGTCACGGCCAGAGTCCCGTGGCGGACGCCGTGA
- a CDS encoding ABC transporter ATP-binding protein: MTQVIQLEDVAKRYDSAGRPALGPLTLSVEQGEALAVTGPSGSGKSTLLNLVAGLDRASEGSVSVAGRRLGDLNEHALARFRREQIGMVFQFFNLLDDLTVTDNIQLPAQLTGTARRETAARAGELMEVLGIQKHARAYPGRLSGGERQRVAVARALVNRPALLLADEPTGALDSASGQDVRELLVELHRGGQTIVLVTHDLALAEACASRTIHLVDGHLALDTRAGAAR; this comes from the coding sequence ATGACCCAGGTGATCCAACTCGAGGACGTGGCCAAGCGCTACGACAGCGCCGGCAGGCCCGCGCTCGGGCCGCTCACGCTCTCCGTCGAACAGGGCGAGGCACTCGCGGTGACCGGCCCCTCCGGCAGCGGCAAGTCCACCCTGCTGAACCTCGTCGCGGGCCTGGACCGGGCGAGCGAGGGCAGCGTGTCCGTGGCCGGCCGACGGCTCGGCGATCTCAACGAGCACGCGCTGGCCCGGTTCCGCCGCGAACAGATCGGCATGGTCTTCCAGTTCTTCAACCTGCTCGACGATCTCACCGTCACCGACAACATCCAGCTCCCCGCCCAACTGACCGGCACCGCACGGCGCGAGACGGCGGCCCGCGCCGGGGAGCTCATGGAGGTGCTCGGCATCCAGAAGCACGCCCGCGCCTATCCGGGCCGGCTCTCCGGCGGCGAACGCCAGCGGGTCGCGGTCGCCCGCGCGCTGGTCAACCGCCCTGCCCTGCTGCTCGCCGACGAGCCGACCGGCGCCCTCGACTCCGCCTCCGGACAGGACGTACGGGAACTGCTGGTGGAGCTGCACCGTGGCGGCCAGACCATCGTGCTGGTCACCCACGACCTGGCGCTCGCCGAGGCGTGTGCGAGCCGCACGATCCACCTGGTCGACGGTCACCTCGCCCTCGACACGCGGGCGGGGGCGGCCCGTTGA